The Geobacillus genomosp. 3 genome segment CATGAGCGCCGCGATCTCTTCAAGCGCTTCGGCCGGCAGCGTCGTTCCGGTCGGGTTGGACGGATACGGAAGGACGAGGCAGCGCGTCCTGTCGGTGATGTAAGGCGCGATCAGCTCGGCTGACAGACGAAAGCCGTTTTGCCTTGTATCGATGTACACCGGTTTTGCTCCGCACAGGCGGATGAGCGGCTCATAGCCGGGGTAGACCGGCGCGGGAAGAAGCACTTCTGTTCCTTCCTCCAAAATAGTGCGAAACGTAATATCGAGCGCCTGGCTGGCGCCGACGGTGGCGATCACTTCCTCCGGGCGGTAGTGAAGCCCGTATTTGTCCGCGACAAATTGGCAGGCCGCCGCGCGCAGCTCAAGCAGGCCGGCGTTCGCCGTATACGTTGTAAAGTCGGCGGCGATCGCTTCTTGGGCGGCTGCTTTTACATGATCAGGCGTCGGAAAATCGGGCTGGCCGATCGTCAAGGAAACTAACCCCGGCCGGCCGGCGACAAGGTTGAAAAATTGGCGGATGCCTGATAATTGAATGGCTTGAACGCGTGGCTGAATGAGGTGTTTCACAGGTTGTCCACCTTTCCGTTTTTTCCTCTATTGTACCATTGCGGCTGAAAAACGGAAAAACAAAAATGAGCCCCTTTCCGTTCGGATCGTTTCCGCAGACGGAAATGGGGCTCATCCTGTCATGGACGATTCACACTCCAACCTCGTTCGCTCCTTTTACGCGCCGTATTTTTTCAACAGGTCGTTATATTGGGCGGAAAGTTTGAAAAACAGCGGCTTGTTGCCGGCAGCGAGCGCCTCGTCGATTTTTTCCATCAGTTTTTTTCTCTGAAACTGGAAGATCGCTTCTTTCAACACTTGTTCGGCCATTGGACCGTAACTGCTTTTTTCTTCCGGCTGGTTGAACAATACGGCGCCTTCATTCGGATACTGTTTTTCGTACATGATTGATTCCCTCCCGTATGGGAACGAAGGGGTTCCCTTTTTTATATTATCGTTGTTTTTGGTGAAAATGTAAAGAAAATTTAGATAAATATTTTTTGTTATTTTTTTCTCTACATGATTTCTATACCCTTTTTTTGTTGGGGTGTAACAGCTTTTCGGTTATGATAAGAAGAGAAAAAATGGCAAGGTGAGATGGCGATGATCCGCACGTGTGTCGTAACGAAAGAGTTTGAGGTTATGGATAATGTTGATTTAGCGTTCGTCAACAGCCCGGACGTTTCATGGTATTGGGTCGATTTTCACGAGCCGACAGACGAGGAGGCGGACTTGCTCGCCTCGTTTTTCCGTTTTCACCCGCTTGCGATTGAGGACTGTTTAGAATATGTGCAGCGGCCAAAGCTCGACTTTTATGACCGCTACTTATTTGTCGTCCTTCATGCGATAGCGGGGGCAACGCTCGAAGCGGAGGAAATTGACTTGTTTGTCGGACAAAACTTTATTGTTTCGTTTCATAAGTCAGCGGTTCACGCGGTCGATGACGTATGGGAACGGCTGAAGCGCGAGCAGGACGTGCAGCAGGGGCCGTTTCATGTCATGTATCGGCTGATCGACAAGCTCGTCGATGATTACTTTCCGCCGCTGTACCATATTGAAGATGTGTTGAACGATTTAGAGGAAAATACAAACAATGAGCCGATCCACGACATTATTGAAAAAGTGTTTGATATTCGCGGTGATTTATCGAAATTGCGCCGGACGATTGTGCCGATGCGCGATTTGCTGTACCGCATCATCCACTCCGACCGGCTGCAACGCATGAAAGAGCGGCAGCTGTATTTTCATGATATTTACGATCATTTATTGAAGCTGTCAGAAATGATCGAGACGAATCGGGAAATTACCGCCGATATTCGCGACAGCTATTTGTCGCTCAACTCCAACCGAATGAACAACATTATGATGACGTTTACGGCCATTACGACGATTTTTATGCCGCTCACGTTTATTGCCGGCATTTACGGGATGAACTTTGACTATATGCCCGAACTGCGCTGGAAATATGGATACTTCGCTGTACTGGCCGTCATGGCAGCCATTGGCATGACAATGTTTGTTTGGTTTAAGCGCAACGGTTGGTTCCAACTGTTGAAAGGCGACTGGGCGAAAGAGGAGCGGGAGCGCCGCCAGTAGCCGTATAAAACAAGCAGTCCCCCTCATATACATAACTATGGCAACGTGACCGCGAAGGAGGGGGAAGAATGGTAAGAGGTGTTTGGGGCGTTGATTCGGCGCAAATCGTAACGGACCAACTGTTTCAATGCGTACGGACAGAGCACGGCTACCCGAAGTTTTGGGGCCGCTATTTGGTGGAAGTGCCGAACGTGTCAGAAGGGCTGACGCGGGACGAGATCACCCGCATCCGCAACTATGGCGTCAAAGTGCTGCCCATCTACAATGCCTTTCGTGAGGCAACCGGCTATGCGAGCGGGCAGGTGGCAGCACGCAATGCGGTGTTCCATGCGCGGCGGCTCGGCATCCCAAAAAATAAATTGCTGTTTGCTAATATCGAGGATTTTTTTGCCGTTGACGCGGCTTGGATCGCTGCTTGGGTGGAAACGCTCTATCCGACCGGGTATCGCCCGGGACTGTATGCCGATCCGACGAAAGGAGACTTCGCCGCCGCCTATTGCGAGGCAGTTGGGAGAAACAACCAAGTGGCGGTGCAGGCCGTCATTTGGAGCGCGGCCCCAAGGCCGGGAACGACGAAGGAACAAAAAGCGCCGCGCTACCAACCGGCCGCCCCGCCTTGTAGCGCGAACGTCTGGGCGTGGCAGTACGGGCGCGATGCGGATGTTTGTCCGGTTGATACGAATTTGGCGGACCGCCGCCTGCTTGACTTTTTATATTGAACAGCGCCGTTGCAGCAAGGCAACGGCCTTTTTATGACCTTGACCGGGAAGACTCCCCCTTTTGAGTGAAGCGAAAGTTGAGACGGGGAAACAGTGACCTACTTCAGCAAACAGCAAAGGGAACGTGGGGCCCTTGCTTTAACATATGGAAGTGAGTAAGGAGATCAGCATGTTTTTAGCCCGTGTCGACTATATTAATAATAGGAAAAAGAGAGTAAGCGCGGAGAACGGAAGCAGTTTAGAATTTTTTTGGTTGCAACTTAGGAACTATTTACCATGAAAGAAAGGGGGAGGGAAGTTGGATTCCTATGTCGTCCCGTTACTAGGCCGGATGAAAGAACAGTATGAACAATGGGAGACTTCGTCGCCGCTCGGCGGCGCGGAGTTGGCTCGATTTTTTGGTGCCATCGGCCGGGCGGCAGAAGCAATTGGCCGCGGCGATATCGCTGCGGAGGCGGAACGGATTCTCCGCCGGGTAAACAGGCAAAAGGAACGGAAATGGACGGCCGAGGAGGCGCTGGCGGAGATGTTTCCGCTTCTTTGCCGCTGCTATGAAGGAGGGGAAAGCCACTCTCCAATTGCTCCCTCCCTGCAGCGCCAAGGGCCGGAGGCCACCGTCCTTCTCTGTGGAAACGACCCGCTGTTTTTCGCCTATATCCGCGGGGCATTGCGGGCCGTACCATGGCGTTTCATCACACTTCCTTCTCTCGAACAGGCGAGCGCATCCATGTTTCGCCTCAACCCGGACTGCATCATCGTAGACATCGGGGAGGGCGATTTGCAAACTCCTCTTTTCGTTGCTCTGCTTGAGAACGATAGCCGTCCTTCTTACATTCCAATAGTGGTCGTTAGCGAGGATAGACGAAAAGCTGTCCATCTGAAATGTTATGAGCTTGGCGCCGACGATGTCATCGTGAAGCCGACTACAGCCGGCGAGCTGTTCATTCGTGTGCGCCGTCTCGTAGAAAAAAAGCAGAAAATGGATGAACTTGTGCTGATTGATGAGTTAACGGGCGTTTACAATCGTAAATATTTGCCGCGCGTGTATGACCGCCTGCGCAGTGATCTCGAGCGTTTCGGAGCGCCGAGCTGTTTGGCGCTGCTCGATTTGGATCATTTTAAGAAAGTTAACGACCAATTCGGCCACTTGGCGGGTGATGCAGTGCTAAAAAAGCTGGCTGCCTGTTTGCTTCAACATACGAGAGGAATGGATACGGTCGTTCGTTTCGGGGGGGAGGAGTTTGTTGTCTGGCTGGCCAAAACAACAAAAGGTGAGGCGCGCCGTGT includes the following:
- a CDS encoding IDEAL domain-containing protein, with amino-acid sequence MYEKQYPNEGAVLFNQPEEKSSYGPMAEQVLKEAIFQFQRKKLMEKIDEALAAGNKPLFFKLSAQYNDLLKKYGA
- the corA gene encoding magnesium/cobalt transporter CorA, with protein sequence MIRTCVVTKEFEVMDNVDLAFVNSPDVSWYWVDFHEPTDEEADLLASFFRFHPLAIEDCLEYVQRPKLDFYDRYLFVVLHAIAGATLEAEEIDLFVGQNFIVSFHKSAVHAVDDVWERLKREQDVQQGPFHVMYRLIDKLVDDYFPPLYHIEDVLNDLEENTNNEPIHDIIEKVFDIRGDLSKLRRTIVPMRDLLYRIIHSDRLQRMKERQLYFHDIYDHLLKLSEMIETNREITADIRDSYLSLNSNRMNNIMMTFTAITTIFMPLTFIAGIYGMNFDYMPELRWKYGYFAVLAVMAAIGMTMFVWFKRNGWFQLLKGDWAKEERERRQ
- a CDS encoding glycoside hydrolase domain-containing protein; its protein translation is MVRGVWGVDSAQIVTDQLFQCVRTEHGYPKFWGRYLVEVPNVSEGLTRDEITRIRNYGVKVLPIYNAFREATGYASGQVAARNAVFHARRLGIPKNKLLFANIEDFFAVDAAWIAAWVETLYPTGYRPGLYADPTKGDFAAAYCEAVGRNNQVAVQAVIWSAAPRPGTTKEQKAPRYQPAAPPCSANVWAWQYGRDADVCPVDTNLADRRLLDFLY
- a CDS encoding diguanylate cyclase, which produces MDSYVVPLLGRMKEQYEQWETSSPLGGAELARFFGAIGRAAEAIGRGDIAAEAERILRRVNRQKERKWTAEEALAEMFPLLCRCYEGGESHSPIAPSLQRQGPEATVLLCGNDPLFFAYIRGALRAVPWRFITLPSLEQASASMFRLNPDCIIVDIGEGDLQTPLFVALLENDSRPSYIPIVVVSEDRRKAVHLKCYELGADDVIVKPTTAGELFIRVRRLVEKKQKMDELVLIDELTGVYNRKYLPRVYDRLRSDLERFGAPSCLALLDLDHFKKVNDQFGHLAGDAVLKKLAACLLQHTRGMDTVVRFGGEEFVVWLAKTTKGEARRVLRRLQRRFASEEVEVDGVRLSCTFSAGFVECDDPNESLDHWLKLADKALYAAKRNGGDRIEEAWKPTISAKDGPDGKQYRPVDKQRWSVAIVDDDELARAVITDLVRKLAAEQEREVDVYEFDDGLSFLESPLYRDGRRAVVILDRVMPKMDGLEVLHHLRRRQTPHKVMMLTSRQDERDIAHAIDKGADEYVTKPFKWLELEARLRRLLKELDE